In Leptospira hartskeerlii, a single window of DNA contains:
- a CDS encoding sulfatase family protein, which yields MSEFWPKFKNLIRSEFNSGNPWIHSGIFVFVLTLLCLLTNTSLHVMGVDISEFISLFYGLIPLLLRDLGGVFVSSYAFFVGVAILFLGPDFSEWKKGKKIEIYKIYLILFSVLFLLFCGSVSEYPQVYGEFFYYRHSWMVGFLYFITDHFFPFFFKTVLFLFLAVQVARTGSYFWKSKSYVSSIRYTVFIIFFFSFHLFGSAWGVLCASAFYTLDIRFSRSKKDLIFAAVALSGFVFSFFAGYQPKDAISKDALEHSSNTNVLIISADSVRQDQLGFVTGEKDKTPNIDQLASESLVFLDHHSTIPRTFPSWADFLSGRYSFEHGIQDMFPDKEDRSKLGNSVPTLPGILGKSHRTFAVSSFAGDIFPRANWGFQNVYAPNFSAETLTQQRTIESQVFFLPVLTGTFFGGGEYLSSIRSLPSLGDDSRVLPDLFSVFDKKDRPFFALYFSSVTHFPYSPPYPFYKNTDRHYYGPSKYFRFVDPSNSEKPDKKEQEQIRSIYSASLTAFDFSVGKILEELKSRNLYDDTLIILTSDHGESLFEEDHSHGHGEHLRGEGVTKIPLIIKFPKSFERKEIRNFKGITSSIDVFPTILSIVGVPTGEGLSLRGKDLTKLPKQDNWAEDRSVYSETGIWFSDRGDHFFQKDRIRYPNILELHTIDPNDGNSVTVSDPYAKETVLFSKHRMLQTRTKKLIYVPSPNGVLYVCYDRISDPWNTNPLPASYCGDLQRKLELLLVGSGKWKKAGDYFLPKTDP from the coding sequence ATGTCCGAGTTCTGGCCTAAATTTAAAAACCTCATCCGATCAGAGTTTAACTCCGGAAATCCTTGGATCCATTCGGGGATTTTCGTGTTTGTTCTGACCCTTCTTTGTCTTCTTACCAATACTTCCTTGCATGTAATGGGAGTGGATATCAGCGAATTTATTTCTCTTTTCTATGGATTGATCCCTTTATTACTGAGAGACTTAGGCGGGGTATTCGTTTCTTCTTATGCATTTTTTGTAGGGGTGGCGATTTTATTTTTAGGTCCTGATTTTTCGGAATGGAAAAAAGGAAAGAAGATTGAGATATATAAAATTTATTTAATTCTCTTTTCCGTATTGTTCCTTTTGTTTTGTGGATCCGTTTCTGAATACCCTCAAGTATATGGAGAATTTTTCTATTATAGACATTCTTGGATGGTCGGTTTTTTATATTTTATTACGGACCATTTTTTTCCCTTTTTCTTTAAAACAGTTCTATTTTTATTTTTAGCCGTTCAAGTAGCTCGGACAGGATCGTATTTTTGGAAATCCAAATCTTATGTATCGTCGATCAGATATACTGTTTTTATAATATTCTTCTTCTCCTTTCATCTTTTCGGATCTGCTTGGGGTGTTTTATGCGCCTCCGCTTTTTATACTTTAGATATTCGATTTTCTCGTTCTAAAAAGGATCTGATCTTTGCGGCTGTTGCACTCTCAGGTTTTGTATTTTCATTTTTTGCAGGATATCAGCCAAAGGATGCCATATCTAAAGATGCCTTGGAACATTCTTCCAATACGAATGTGCTTATCATTTCTGCAGACAGCGTCCGCCAGGACCAGTTAGGCTTCGTAACAGGTGAGAAAGATAAAACTCCGAATATAGATCAATTGGCTTCCGAGTCTCTTGTGTTTTTGGATCATCATTCTACAATTCCTAGAACATTTCCTTCTTGGGCGGATTTTCTAAGTGGAAGATATTCTTTTGAACATGGGATCCAGGATATGTTCCCGGATAAAGAAGATCGTTCTAAATTAGGGAATTCCGTTCCCACACTTCCAGGTATTTTAGGAAAATCTCATAGAACATTTGCTGTGTCTTCTTTTGCGGGGGATATTTTTCCTAGAGCGAACTGGGGGTTCCAAAATGTATACGCTCCTAATTTCAGCGCGGAGACATTGACCCAACAAAGAACGATTGAGTCTCAGGTTTTTTTTCTTCCTGTTTTGACCGGGACTTTTTTTGGAGGAGGCGAATATCTTTCTTCTATCCGATCTCTTCCGAGCCTGGGCGACGATTCTCGCGTTCTTCCCGATCTATTTTCCGTCTTCGATAAAAAGGATCGTCCATTTTTTGCTCTGTATTTTTCTTCGGTAACTCATTTCCCTTATAGTCCACCTTATCCTTTTTATAAGAATACTGATCGCCACTATTACGGACCTTCTAAATATTTCCGTTTCGTGGATCCGAGTAATTCGGAGAAGCCTGATAAAAAAGAACAAGAACAGATACGTTCTATCTATTCCGCCTCTCTGACCGCTTTTGATTTTTCAGTCGGGAAAATTTTGGAAGAACTGAAAAGTAGAAATTTATACGACGATACACTTATCATTCTTACCTCCGATCATGGAGAGTCCTTATTTGAAGAGGATCATAGTCACGGCCATGGAGAACATTTGAGAGGAGAAGGTGTTACCAAGATCCCTCTCATCATCAAGTTTCCCAAATCGTTCGAAAGAAAAGAAATTCGCAATTTTAAAGGAATTACGAGTTCCATAGACGTGTTTCCAACGATCTTGTCAATTGTGGGAGTTCCTACTGGCGAGGGATTATCTCTCCGGGGAAAGGACCTAACCAAACTCCCTAAACAAGATAATTGGGCGGAGGATCGCTCAGTCTATTCGGAGACTGGGATTTGGTTTTCGGATCGGGGAGATCATTTTTTTCAAAAAGATAGGATCCGTTATCCGAATATTTTGGAACTACATACAATCGATCCGAATGACGGGAATAGTGTGACTGTTTCCGATCCTTACGCGAAAGAGACTGTCCTATTTTCCAAACATAGAATGCTCCAAACCAGGACCAAAAAGCTGATCTATGTTCCAAGTCCAAATGGAGTTTTATATGTCTGTTACGATCGGATTTCCGATCCATGGAACACGAATCCGCTTCCGGCTTCTTATTGTGGAGATTTGCAGCGTAAGTTGGAACTCCTACTGGTAGGTTCTGGAAAATGGAAGAAGGCGGGAGACTATTTCCTACCAAAAACAGATCCTTGA
- a CDS encoding RsmD family RNA methyltransferase, with amino-acid sequence MKPGKKLKGSKGLRIQTGELKGRLIPSPVSPEGKSNFTPAIIKKSLFDIIESLQLQGRFNLEESAFIDLFAGSGQMGIESLSRGFARAVFLELAWDRFESLKGVLDKLGKPHLVLRKDAFRFYSGFDIPEKTKVYFMDPPYSFWDKKTEKLKKVVEEIAQNEPGVVAIIVQSPLPLNWEGFSPRSFGRNTLNVRVLA; translated from the coding sequence ATGAAACCGGGAAAAAAATTAAAAGGTTCAAAGGGTTTAAGGATCCAAACCGGGGAATTAAAGGGGAGATTAATTCCTTCTCCGGTGAGTCCTGAGGGTAAGAGTAATTTTACTCCTGCAATCATTAAAAAATCATTATTTGATATCATTGAGTCTTTACAACTGCAAGGTCGTTTTAACTTGGAAGAATCCGCATTTATAGACCTATTTGCTGGTTCCGGGCAAATGGGGATCGAATCCTTGAGTAGAGGTTTTGCAAGAGCGGTATTTTTGGAACTTGCCTGGGACAGATTCGAAAGTCTGAAAGGTGTTTTGGATAAATTAGGAAAACCTCATTTAGTTTTACGTAAAGATGCGTTTCGATTCTATTCAGGATTCGATATTCCTGAAAAAACAAAAGTGTATTTTATGGATCCCCCTTATTCTTTCTGGGATAAGAAGACTGAAAAACTGAAAAAAGTAGTAGAAGAGATCGCCCAAAACGAACCAGGTGTGGTGGCTATCATTGTGCAGTCTCCTCTTCCTTTGAACTGGGAAGGATTTTCTCCTCGTTCTTTCGGCAGGAATACTTTGAATGTCCGAGTTCTGGCCTAA
- a CDS encoding LIC12806 family lipoprotein, with protein sequence MKYSLSLIFLVVLGCGVKPVPPPAGKFCEPMLKNTQCVFLDFRNSKAILEDKEYPMKSTSTLNFSYKVDEVFYEVEVLNENRVKITGTNGFQKTLLKLKDKDERKKEYAKLWKAIKDLF encoded by the coding sequence ATGAAATATTCTCTCTCCCTAATATTTTTAGTCGTTTTAGGATGTGGAGTAAAACCGGTTCCGCCTCCTGCGGGAAAATTCTGCGAACCTATGCTCAAAAACACACAATGTGTATTTCTGGACTTCAGAAATTCTAAGGCGATCTTAGAAGATAAGGAATATCCAATGAAGTCCACAAGTACCTTGAATTTTTCCTATAAAGTAGACGAAGTCTTTTATGAAGTGGAAGTCCTGAATGAAAACCGGGTCAAGATCACAGGTACGAACGGATTCCAAAAAACATTATTAAAATTAAAAGATAAAGACGAGAGAAAAAAAGAATACGCTAAACTTTGGAAGGCAATCAAAGACCTTTTCTAA
- a CDS encoding type II toxin-antitoxin system VapC family toxin, with amino-acid sequence MIVLDTHAWIWLMEGDPKMEKEPILRKLYRHIPHRGIFISEISGWEVGMLVSKKRIQISGTLNRWLQDAYNAPGIQPYRLSPEVIVESVNLPDSFHGDPADRMIVATARVLNAELVTKDKEIIKYGKKGNLKVISI; translated from the coding sequence ATGATCGTTTTGGATACTCACGCATGGATTTGGCTTATGGAAGGAGATCCTAAAATGGAAAAAGAACCCATTCTTAGGAAATTATACAGACATATTCCTCATAGAGGAATATTCATCTCCGAAATATCCGGTTGGGAAGTGGGGATGCTTGTTTCCAAAAAAAGGATACAGATCTCCGGAACATTAAATCGATGGCTGCAAGATGCATACAATGCTCCCGGCATCCAGCCTTATCGCTTAAGTCCTGAAGTAATTGTAGAAAGTGTAAACTTGCCAGACTCCTTTCACGGAGATCCAGCGGATAGAATGATCGTGGCAACTGCGAGAGTTTTAAATGCAGAGCTTGTCACTAAGGATAAAGAAATCATTAAATACGGCAAAAAGGGAAACTTAAAAGTAATTTCTATATAA
- a CDS encoding type II toxin-antitoxin system Phd/YefM family antitoxin, whose translation MQLSAAEFKTKCLSLMDRVQETQEEVIITKHGKPVAKLVTIKDSTAARLFGYLKGRIIENEDIVPSLGLRWDADLK comes from the coding sequence ATGCAACTTTCTGCAGCAGAATTTAAAACCAAATGCCTGAGTCTTATGGACAGAGTCCAGGAAACCCAGGAAGAAGTGATTATCACTAAACATGGAAAACCAGTGGCTAAACTCGTGACTATAAAAGACAGCACAGCGGCCCGCTTATTCGGTTATCTAAAAGGACGGATCATAGAGAACGAAGATATCGTTCCGAGCCTAGGTTTACGTTGGGACGCGGATCTTAAATAG
- a CDS encoding adenylate/guanylate cyclase domain-containing protein: protein MSDLGRRARFFILGILICFLSFFSSCAEAKGKERPKAENGTLDLSSWDFEKDGTVELNGDWRYYWKELIPPKNFQEDLVSDPSGFISIPGVWNGHLLKGEPLPAIGYITYHLRLYLPEHTPDLAIRIDDGQGSAYSLYWNGKLVAYNGHPGPSPEEERPEYLAQTSSVPHSKQVDLVMHISNHYHRNGGFQMPILLGDSSEIFAARDKNRITSAFLAGSLLIMGLYHLGLFLFRKKEMEVLWFSLTSLVITSRVLTSGERFIGEMFRDVPWNFMVRVEYLSFYLGVPFMVMFVRALYPAQFSKTALIVIFTLSLPPCLSIIVLPPALFSYTLPYYQALIVFSGIYGMIMLTIAIFKGLQGAKMMLLGLGIFFACVVNDFIFYQFHIGPGYLTPAGLFLLTFADAATLGRRIATAFNTSEELSVDLEKKVVERTKELAEERDRTDLLLLNILPKPVAEELKSKGSVTPVYYESASILFTDFVGFTKIAAEMLPKDLVEDLHNCFSEFDSIVSRLGLEKLKTIGDSYMCAGGIPNTNSTHAVDNCLAGLEFLKFMNKIAETKSQLGLPFWELRVGVHTGPVTSGVIGSNKFAYDVWGDAVNLASRMESSGKPGHLNISGSTYELVKDFFVCEHRGKVQAKGKGEVDMYFVNSIRPELSVDAKGISPNEKFETLRKELNLKLSAV, encoded by the coding sequence ATGAGTGATTTAGGTCGACGGGCTCGTTTTTTCATTTTAGGGATCCTTATTTGTTTTCTATCCTTCTTCTCCTCCTGCGCCGAAGCAAAGGGCAAAGAAAGACCTAAGGCAGAGAATGGCACCTTAGATCTAAGCTCCTGGGATTTTGAAAAAGACGGAACAGTGGAATTAAACGGTGACTGGAGATATTATTGGAAGGAACTCATTCCTCCTAAAAATTTCCAAGAAGATCTTGTTTCAGATCCAAGCGGATTCATCTCCATTCCGGGTGTATGGAATGGTCATCTTTTAAAAGGAGAACCTTTACCGGCAATAGGATATATCACCTATCATCTAAGATTATACCTTCCTGAACACACTCCCGATCTTGCGATACGAATAGATGACGGCCAAGGTTCTGCATATTCCTTATATTGGAACGGCAAGTTAGTCGCGTATAATGGGCATCCGGGACCTTCTCCGGAAGAAGAACGTCCCGAGTATCTTGCACAAACCAGTTCCGTTCCTCATTCCAAACAAGTGGATCTAGTGATGCATATTTCGAATCATTACCATCGAAACGGCGGTTTTCAAATGCCGATCTTACTTGGAGATTCTTCCGAAATTTTTGCAGCGAGAGACAAGAATAGGATTACGAGTGCGTTTTTGGCCGGTTCTTTACTCATCATGGGCCTATATCATCTGGGTCTATTTCTATTCCGTAAAAAAGAAATGGAAGTGCTTTGGTTTTCTCTTACCAGTCTTGTGATTACTTCCAGAGTACTTACAAGCGGGGAAAGATTTATTGGTGAAATGTTCAGGGATGTTCCTTGGAATTTTATGGTCAGAGTAGAATATCTTTCCTTTTATTTGGGAGTGCCGTTCATGGTGATGTTTGTTAGAGCTTTGTATCCAGCTCAGTTTAGCAAAACCGCTTTGATCGTCATATTTACACTCTCCCTTCCCCCATGCTTATCAATTATAGTTCTTCCTCCGGCACTTTTCAGTTACACACTTCCTTATTATCAGGCACTGATCGTATTCTCCGGAATTTATGGGATGATCATGTTGACCATAGCGATATTCAAAGGTTTACAGGGCGCAAAAATGATGCTCTTAGGTTTAGGAATATTTTTCGCTTGTGTGGTAAATGATTTTATCTTTTACCAATTCCATATAGGACCAGGATATCTTACTCCAGCAGGTCTATTCCTATTGACGTTTGCTGACGCAGCTACATTGGGTAGAAGGATTGCAACCGCATTCAATACAAGCGAAGAATTATCAGTCGATCTGGAAAAGAAGGTTGTAGAAAGAACAAAAGAACTCGCGGAAGAAAGAGATCGCACAGATTTATTATTATTAAATATTCTTCCTAAACCTGTGGCTGAAGAATTAAAATCCAAAGGATCTGTAACTCCTGTATATTACGAATCTGCGAGCATCCTATTTACGGACTTTGTTGGATTTACTAAAATTGCGGCGGAGATGTTACCAAAAGATCTGGTAGAAGATCTGCATAATTGTTTTTCCGAATTCGATTCAATCGTTTCCCGCTTAGGTTTAGAAAAGCTTAAGACAATCGGTGATTCTTATATGTGTGCAGGAGGGATACCAAATACAAACTCCACTCACGCAGTGGACAACTGTTTGGCAGGTTTAGAATTTTTAAAATTCATGAATAAGATTGCAGAGACCAAATCACAATTAGGACTTCCATTCTGGGAACTAAGAGTGGGAGTTCATACTGGACCCGTGACTTCAGGAGTGATAGGCTCTAATAAATTCGCATATGATGTTTGGGGAGATGCAGTCAATCTTGCAAGCAGAATGGAATCCTCCGGTAAACCTGGACATTTAAATATTTCAGGTTCCACCTACGAATTAGTAAAAGATTTTTTTGTATGCGAACATAGAGGAAAGGTCCAAGCAAAAGGAAAAGGAGAAGTGGATATGTATTTCGTAAATTCTATTCGCCCTGAACTTTCCGTGGATGCAAAAGGAATTTCTCCGAACGAAAAATTTGAGACTTTAAGAAAGGAATTAAATCTAAAATTGAGCGCCGTTTGA
- a CDS encoding TonB-dependent receptor yields MRLPAFFKSEIDNTGDLGEDDRRLLFAAFFVFAFASFLVAHLFTRNILFKILGEDPIVQVKERAEREKIYEVLLEQEFVDKRIKDEYKALSNVESAGSGGITKEKGFHTLSPFREFVMGNIFRNPSKATPQNSQKKTEEEKVYEVAILKQDPVEFTNPNEQTPEQTPATGRMTKIPFNYRFQQDMLFRWDGSSSMSVPTKKLVGYEYFKRMLRQIEQSFSPPGGGNFGYRDGAGTVIREAIEPGEAKVQFLLNDAGQVIDTKLISSQGQSLVDQSCVDALRGQNFGKVPEDVKAQGMIYGITFIFPRIYRR; encoded by the coding sequence ATGCGGCTCCCGGCCTTTTTTAAAAGCGAAATAGATAACACAGGAGATTTAGGAGAAGACGATCGTCGTCTTCTATTCGCCGCGTTTTTCGTATTTGCATTTGCTTCATTCTTAGTTGCTCACTTATTCACACGTAATATTCTATTTAAGATCCTGGGAGAAGACCCGATCGTTCAGGTAAAAGAAAGAGCGGAACGAGAAAAGATTTACGAAGTTCTATTAGAGCAGGAGTTCGTAGACAAAAGGATCAAAGACGAATACAAAGCACTGTCTAACGTAGAGTCCGCAGGTTCAGGCGGGATCACAAAGGAAAAAGGATTTCATACACTTTCCCCTTTCCGTGAATTCGTCATGGGAAATATTTTTAGAAATCCTTCCAAGGCCACTCCTCAAAATTCTCAAAAGAAAACGGAAGAAGAAAAAGTATACGAGGTTGCTATCCTAAAACAGGACCCTGTAGAATTTACGAATCCGAACGAACAAACTCCGGAACAAACTCCAGCCACCGGAAGAATGACAAAGATCCCGTTCAATTATCGTTTTCAACAAGATATGCTATTTCGTTGGGACGGAAGTTCTTCTATGAGTGTTCCTACTAAAAAGTTAGTAGGCTACGAATATTTTAAAAGAATGCTCCGCCAGATCGAACAGAGTTTTTCTCCTCCTGGTGGAGGAAACTTCGGATATCGTGATGGAGCGGGAACTGTGATCCGAGAAGCGATCGAACCCGGGGAAGCGAAAGTGCAATTTTTATTAAACGATGCAGGCCAGGTAATCGACACAAAACTAATCTCTTCCCAAGGGCAATCTCTTGTAGACCAATCCTGCGTGGATGCACTTCGAGGACAAAATTTCGGAAAAGTCCCTGAAGATGTAAAAGCACAAGGAATGATTTACGGAATTACTTTTATCTTCCCTCGTATTTATAGAAGATAA
- the ruvB gene encoding Holliday junction branch migration DNA helicase RuvB translates to MAGHTLNPEDKFDDEISLRPSLFSEFIGQKEILSNLGVFVGAAKKRGQALDHVLLSGPPGLGKTTLAGIISQELGTRIVVTSAPVLTRGADLAKLLTDLEERDILFIDEIHSLGRKVEEILYPAMENFMIDLLVGEGITAQTIQIKLKPFTLIGATTRSGLISDPLKSRFGIHFRLEYYDDAEMKDIVLRSSKILGYEIEENAAFEIGRRSRKTPRIANHLLKRVRDFAEVKGEKKIQIPACEEAFSRLGIDELGLDRMDRQILECMIDRYKGGPVGLKPIAAVIGEEERTLEDHYESYMVRVGLINRTSSGRVATEKAYKLMDKIPPAFGKRIEEDAAPGLF, encoded by the coding sequence TTGGCAGGGCATACCTTAAATCCGGAGGATAAATTTGACGATGAGATATCTCTTCGTCCCTCCTTATTCTCCGAGTTTATAGGACAAAAAGAGATCCTGTCCAATCTGGGCGTCTTTGTAGGAGCCGCCAAAAAAAGAGGCCAAGCACTGGATCATGTACTTTTATCCGGGCCTCCCGGTCTAGGCAAGACTACACTTGCAGGTATTATTTCCCAAGAGCTTGGTACTCGGATCGTAGTTACTTCTGCTCCTGTTTTGACAAGAGGAGCAGATCTTGCAAAATTACTCACCGATCTAGAAGAGAGAGATATATTATTTATAGATGAAATACATTCCTTAGGTCGCAAAGTAGAAGAGATCTTATACCCTGCGATGGAAAATTTCATGATCGATCTTCTCGTGGGAGAAGGGATCACCGCTCAAACCATCCAGATCAAATTAAAACCGTTCACTTTGATCGGAGCCACTACTCGAAGTGGGCTCATTTCCGATCCACTCAAGAGTAGATTCGGTATCCATTTCCGTTTGGAGTATTATGACGATGCGGAAATGAAAGATATCGTCCTAAGATCCTCCAAGATTTTGGGTTACGAGATTGAAGAGAACGCAGCTTTCGAGATAGGAAGAAGGTCCCGAAAAACACCTAGGATCGCAAACCACCTTCTCAAGAGGGTGAGGGACTTTGCGGAAGTAAAAGGGGAAAAAAAGATCCAAATTCCAGCCTGCGAAGAGGCATTTTCCCGCCTGGGAATAGACGAACTGGGCCTAGATCGAATGGACCGACAGATCTTAGAATGTATGATCGATCGGTACAAGGGCGGCCCTGTAGGTCTAAAACCGATCGCCGCAGTGATCGGAGAGGAAGAAAGGACTCTAGAAGACCATTACGAATCCTATATGGTAAGAGTTGGCTTGATCAATAGAACCTCATCCGGTAGAGTAGCCACGGAGAAGGCTTATAAGCTGATGGACAAAATCCCTCCGGCTTTCGGCAAAAGAATAGAAGAAGATGCGGCTCCCGGCCTTTTTTAA
- a CDS encoding S1C family serine protease — protein sequence MKKTDRFKNFLVIGISVMAGVILSPILYCGTGNDSALFLNAKSDREPSASAKAAVSIQKAFEEVYENVSPSVVLIATEGTVNVPQYSDPFQEFFYGPQGRVRNQKRKVSGLGSGFILNKEGYILTNDHVVRNFDKFKVVFKNVKEPVSAKLIGTDPMIDVALLKVDANQDLQPIEIGDSSAVKVGDWAIAIGAPFGLEQSMTVGVISKVGRGGIDNSGVHYIQTDAAINQGNSGGPLLDINGRVVGINRMIVSPSGGSIGLGFAIPINEAKAIVEELKSGGKVKRARLGVALDDLTEETAKELKLSGPEGAFVRQVQNGSAAAEAGIDVEDVILEIDGAKIKNANDVVSKIRASKVGQRVSIVVFRKGQILKISVKLAE from the coding sequence ATGAAAAAAACCGACAGATTCAAAAATTTCCTGGTGATAGGCATATCCGTAATGGCCGGAGTGATCCTTTCTCCGATCTTGTATTGCGGAACAGGAAATGACAGCGCTTTATTTTTAAACGCGAAATCAGATAGAGAGCCAAGTGCATCTGCGAAAGCAGCAGTCTCCATCCAAAAAGCATTCGAAGAAGTTTACGAAAACGTTTCTCCAAGCGTTGTGTTGATCGCTACCGAAGGAACAGTCAATGTTCCTCAATACTCAGATCCGTTTCAGGAATTTTTTTACGGACCACAGGGTAGAGTAAGAAATCAGAAAAGAAAAGTGAGCGGACTAGGTTCCGGTTTTATCCTAAACAAAGAAGGATACATTCTCACTAACGATCACGTAGTTCGTAATTTCGATAAATTTAAAGTAGTTTTTAAGAATGTAAAAGAACCCGTTTCCGCTAAGTTGATCGGGACAGATCCGATGATAGATGTTGCACTTCTGAAAGTGGATGCAAACCAGGATCTTCAACCTATTGAGATTGGAGATTCTTCCGCAGTAAAAGTGGGAGATTGGGCGATCGCGATTGGCGCTCCATTCGGTTTGGAACAATCTATGACAGTTGGAGTGATTTCCAAAGTAGGAAGAGGCGGTATCGATAATTCCGGAGTTCATTATATCCAGACAGATGCTGCTATCAACCAAGGGAATTCAGGAGGACCACTTTTAGACATCAACGGAAGAGTGGTTGGTATCAACCGTATGATCGTTTCTCCAAGCGGTGGATCGATCGGTTTAGGCTTTGCGATCCCTATCAACGAAGCTAAGGCAATCGTAGAAGAATTAAAATCAGGCGGAAAAGTCAAACGTGCTCGATTGGGAGTCGCGTTAGACGATCTCACTGAAGAGACAGCTAAGGAACTCAAACTTTCCGGACCGGAAGGTGCATTTGTTCGTCAAGTGCAGAATGGTAGTGCCGCTGCAGAAGCAGGTATCGATGTAGAAGATGTAATCCTGGAGATAGACGGAGCAAAGATCAAGAACGCGAATGACGTGGTCTCTAAGATCAGAGCTTCTAAAGTAGGCCAGAGAGTCTCCATCGTTGTATTTAGAAAGGGCCAGATCCTAAAAATTTCCGTTAAGCTGGCGGAGTGA
- the tmk gene encoding dTMP kinase, whose amino-acid sequence MAQIPGFYVFEGLDGSGKSTLSVRVLDLLTSKHVPAICFAEPTRYESGLYLRKFLSGEVELSPEKQIEAFLEDREVSLQRNILPSLSQKKIVLLDRYMYSTAAYQSGEFFSAREILKKNLDRGFPEPEKVFYLEIAPEEALARLQGRDTTKDRFETISALTKIKKAYEEILPENTVRLDAKLPTEELLKLVTEKISY is encoded by the coding sequence ATGGCACAAATACCCGGATTTTACGTTTTTGAAGGTTTGGACGGAAGTGGTAAAAGTACCCTTTCTGTCCGAGTCTTAGACCTTCTCACCTCCAAACATGTTCCAGCAATTTGTTTTGCGGAACCAACTCGGTACGAATCCGGGCTCTACTTGCGAAAATTTTTAAGCGGAGAAGTAGAACTGTCTCCAGAGAAACAGATCGAAGCCTTTTTGGAAGATAGAGAAGTTTCTCTCCAAAGGAATATTTTACCTTCACTCTCCCAAAAAAAGATCGTACTACTCGATCGGTACATGTATTCCACCGCTGCTTACCAGTCGGGGGAATTTTTTTCCGCAAGAGAGATCCTGAAAAAGAATTTAGACAGAGGATTTCCGGAACCTGAAAAAGTTTTTTATCTGGAAATAGCGCCCGAAGAAGCTTTGGCGAGATTGCAGGGAAGAGATACTACAAAGGATAGATTTGAAACGATCAGCGCTTTGACTAAGATCAAAAAAGCTTATGAAGAAATTCTTCCGGAGAATACCGTCCGTTTAGATGCAAAACTCCCAACGGAAGAATTATTAAAATTAGTAACTGAAAAAATCTCTTATTGA
- a CDS encoding LIC10421/LIC12816 family protein, whose amino-acid sequence MKIQSLVGLISILSLFPFAVSSFSAEEETKLIEKALVETLSTQEQKEALQKYLTNLSKKKRNEAIHLRELASTEPKHHSSQARKKKLVELAAQLDKEASIHEETLKTLKQSLVQ is encoded by the coding sequence ATGAAGATCCAATCACTTGTCGGGCTAATTTCAATTCTATCCCTGTTTCCATTTGCAGTTTCTTCCTTCTCCGCAGAAGAGGAAACAAAACTGATCGAAAAGGCACTGGTGGAAACTTTGTCCACCCAAGAACAAAAAGAAGCGCTCCAAAAATACCTGACTAATCTTTCCAAGAAAAAAAGGAATGAGGCGATCCATCTGAGGGAGCTTGCTTCTACCGAACCGAAACATCATTCTTCCCAGGCTCGAAAGAAGAAGTTAGTGGAACTTGCAGCTCAACTGGACAAAGAAGCTTCTATCCACGAAGAGACCTTAAAAACTCTGAAGCAATCCTTAGTTCAATAA